The sequence AATTTAGATTTGTGGATGAGAATCTTGGAGGAATAATGTTGTTGGCTAGTCGGTTTAAATGAGGCGACGAGGTCGACGACGGAGCCGTTAGATCGAGGGTGATGGTTGGATACGAAGGGGAAGATGAGATTGATGTGCTTGGAAGGTAAAAGCTGGGTTTTGATCTCGAGTTATTTGGGAGATAGAAGTTTAGTCCATTGAGATTCGCCGTCGACATGGTAGAGGAGGCGGTGATGGACGACGAACTTGACCCTAATCCCGAGGTTGACGAGCCGGACATTAGCATGGACACTGCTGCTGAGGTGGTGGAAGCCATGGCCGTTGCGGAGATGGGGAGCGGGTGGTTGTGTGTTCCTTCGTACGTTGTGATCAAGATCGACATGTCCTCGACGCATCTTTGCACCTTCATGTTGTAAACAAAtggtaaattttatatttatagtcATAAATCTTAACAAAAGACAAATAACTCACAACTTGATAGGAcatggaggatatagatcaatGTATTTACCTGTTTTCTCACGGGACAAGATGGCGCAACCGTGCAACGATAATATGCTCGCGGACAAGGGTTCCCTTTCGAAATCTTCTGTCCATATTTTCTCCATTGGCATCCATCATTCATCTGCGTTTGTCATGATTCGAATATATGTTtcaacatatttatatatacaaatTAAATTAACATGTTACATATATAACTCAtgatgaaaaaacaaatttaatgATCTTACTGTCGGTGTGTCGCATCTGTATCGCACAGAAACCCTAGCTCGTTTAGCTTGATTTTGCTGCAAGAGCTCATCCTCTCCACCATCTGATCTAGAGTTCTTCATGGACTTATGAGGCGACCACGTCGTCGTGTCGCCCGTTTCTTTCCTCACTTCTTCCAAGCTATTGTCAGGGCTAGGATATTCAACTTGTGATGACGTTTTAGGCACTTCAAACTTGCATTCCAACCCTAGTGCCAGTCCTTCTTTGTCACCTTCACTATCCTCCTGATGTATTCTTTCATTGATTGGTATTCTTCGGGCACCGTCTTTCGTCGTTTCACTCGAACTTCTTCCCAGGGAAAGGGATACAAGTTCAGATTCTTCCGGCTGATCATGATCATTGCTTGCAATAGAATCTGCATTAGCGTGACTTTTCTTAGCCTCTTGTTGAATGGCTTCTTTGTATTGGTTTTGTAGGGTCTTGTAATCTTTCAGGATCCGATCCAAGTACATTCGGAGCCGTTGATTCTCTTCCATAACTTCATCCATCTCGGCTTTGGCTATCTGAAGTTGCTCCATCTGCTACCATAGTTACAAATTGTTATTTTGCTTTCAATtctgaaaatatatattaaaatatgctaTTACAAAATAATTTTGAGGCTATATATATACCTGTTCCCTTTTGACAAATGAAGCTGCTCTTGATTCAGATTTACCTGGTGATGATCTCTCTATTTTAGTTTCACCCTGCAATAGTACATTAACTATTTGTTAGAAACTCGAAATCTTTACGGATATATTGCaatttatgttttatgtttgtgATCTCTTTTCGATTTAGATATTTTATTTTGTCAATTTCGGTCTAGGTCGTTTATCTTTCAGTTTTTGACAATTCTAATTGTTTTTTCAAAGAAAGTTATGATACATGACGGTAACATCAATATCATATTGGAAAAGtgattaaaattacaaaaaccgAGAGATAAATTGACTGAAATATGACGAATTAAATgagataattatatatatatatatatatatatatatatatatgacaaaaATTAATGTGATATTTCCCAATCTTCCGTGAATAAATTAACCTCCATGAATGACATAATATTTCATCAAACaccccaaaaaaataaaaattagcaacaaataaataaaagttttaggtAAACGTTCCTGAATGAGTTGTAAAAACTTGTGACCAACCActtaataaatcaatttaacttaatataagaaaatatatatagtaCTAGCTAGTAGTCTTATGAGAAGCCAGCTTGAAGTAGTTCCTatcataataattaaataaagtcTCCGAGTCTAAATATTAATTATCAACTTGCATCTGATATTTATTAAATGGTCAAAGGTGCAAACAGGAAGTTCCAAATATAATAAATTGACTTGGAAATTTTGATTAAATAATGTcaacttaaataataaattatatcaatttAATTATCTGTTCTAACTTGATAATTAGTGTTTTTTCTTTTGTGGGAAACATCGTTGTTCATAAATTTGGCATGACTGGTAGTCTACCCCTGGATGCTAATTTGCCTCATCTTAAGTTTTGCAAACGACGACTCGATGAATTTGACTTCGAAACACATTAAACACAAGTTTGTTCTTGAAATTATTCGTCGTATTATTATCTTTCATGAAATATTATCAGAAGATTATTATAATTAGATCCCGCAATTTATGgaatatatatgatattattctGCTGTGTgatcttaaaaaaatataattcatgACCATCAAAACAAATAATATGAatacaatttaatttttataatatatgctTTTCTTACCTGCTTGCTATGAATTAAATTCAGCAGGTTAGGTGATTCAGCTGGCTTTAATCTATCGTCATTTTGAACCCTTTTTCCAGCTCCaacctaatatatatatagcagatgaaataacaaataaaattagATATATCTTCATCTTCATACAATTTTCATCCCCAAAAATAACATTAATATACCACTTAAAATCACAGCAgtcatttttaataattttttttccagtATGAAGCTTGTATAAATTTCTGTGCTTATCTtgaatcaaaaatatttttgaattaacataaaaaaatatataaattaatgtaTATATTATTACATATCTTGAACTTAGATTTGTTTAAGCATCCCAAATTCCAATTTGTCATAACAGATCAAATTAAAGATGCAAaaacacatatacatatatatttcatgCATCAAACGCAATCCGATTAATTCGCAGCCTAACAAACAATCAAAAACCCTTCTTTTCACATCAATGGATATATAAGTTATATATAACAACTTGAATTTCCACACACATGTCCAACAAATCTGATCACAAGGcaaatccaacaacaaaaacacacacacacacatcgaTTTACGCGTTTAGATTCACCAAAAAGTACCTGAAGAAGATTAGTCTCATCCCGAAAACCCTCATCATCATCACTGCTAGAAGCCGCTTTGGCGTTCTCCTCTTCCTTCACCACAGTTGTCAACTGATCAAGAAGAGATTTATGCAGAGAAGTCTCCATGTTCGAATCGCAACGGGGGCGCATGTTTTCTAATCTTTCCTAATGAATTTGTGTGATCTGAAACAGAAGAGAGCTAGCAATAATCTTGTTTTATAAAGGGTGGCTGCAGTATTTGACTTACAAATTCAAACTAAATGGCTTCATCCACCACACATGTACAAAATGTCAAATGCCCCGATAGCAatcaaatttataataattaatataagcATTCACTGTCAAACTcgtacacacttttaaaaaatatatatacaactTGAAGAATTCAACTTCAACGTTTAAGTCTTTAAGACAACATGTCAATTTATATAACTAAATTATGTGTGgctattatttatatatactgTCGACTCtacacgatatatatatatagtaatatatatagatcatgtatatatatatataatatcataaTGGTAATTGCATAAATATACCACTAGCTCAGTGATTAATTAgtataataaatataattaataatcgGTACTTAATGTAGACACGTCCTAATCAGGCTCGTATTTGAGATTTCTTCGCACCTGTCGATCGAACTTCAAATTGGACATTTTCTGTGCGTTCAAATTTTTTTAGGTAATTGAAAGTAGTAAAAACAAAATTGTAAAAGACAATGAAATACATATGATATTAATTCcaaatatttattcaaataataaaatttaaatataattgtACTAATTATCTTGCTGCGAAAATTATTGATTAAGTTCGCATGATAATCAAGATGTTCAGCTTTTTTTTTTCCTCGATTGGTAATATAATTAatctatttaatattttttttgtatgaCTTAAATTAGTTGATTGGAGATGCGTCTACATTAGATCTTAATTTCTTTTCGGTCTACGTTGATATCGATTTGAAGCTTCATTAAATCTaagattatttaattgtttaactattttttaaaaaattaaaaataaaaattggggCCCCTTATAATTAGGTCCAATGCAGACACCTCCTAGACCTCACTTGAGGTGGCCAGATCTTTTTTTGGAAATAGTACCTAACAAAAATGATATATTGtgcttattattatatattttgtgtATAAATAGTGACAATTATATGCATTGCTATAACATGTACATATATAGTGATCAATGGACCGGATCGAACCCaaaaaaattctcattatttatAGCAatcttaatttaaattttgggaaaactgcaaatttggtcatgtatgtttgtcactttgcgattttggtcctctatatgttttcatatttcaattttagtcctacatgtttcgattttttgcaatttcggtcatttttattcgaaaatgcttacgtgacactgtacacgtcagctccacatcagcactgaattagTGTCAAgtcagcgccacgtcgaaaaaatgactaaaattgccaaaaaaaataaagataacggactaaaactaaaatttgaaaatataaatgactgaaatcgcaaagtgacaaatatacaagatcaaaaaagcaattttcccttaaatttttttatgatacGACTGAAGTTCGACCACAGTTTAGCTAAAGAGAAGAGACTTGGCTAGCTCAGCTAAAGAAGGCGGGCGGTCCCCCACTGCGGCATAGGGCTTGATAAACTTGTGAAAGTCACATGGTGAGACGGGCAACCGGTCAAAGTTGTGCTCCCATCACCGGAGGGAAAATGGTATATTAGGGCTGATCTGTGACAAGTCAAACGTTGTTTATGTCTTGATGAGGGGTTCGTTGTCCCCATTGGTTAGTTTTCTAAGCATTGACCTTTATTTAATTTACATGTAAATTTTTCCCAACAATTACTGAAATTTAAGTGTTGAACTTAtcttagtatatatatattgactGCGTGCGTGAAATGTGAACAATTTTTTTAAgattgattattgattattaaaaaaattatgtcagCAAGAAAGACTAATTGTGGTAAACATTGTGGGTTTCTCCAGTAATTATCTTGTAGGGTATGTTTAATTAAGTCTGACTAATTATATTCGAAAGAGTTTATGTATGAAAATGTTGTCCACGATAAATAAAATTGGGTATTGGggttttaataaataattaaagattaATCTTGATTTGTGTAGAAGGTTT comes from Henckelia pumila isolate YLH828 chromosome 4, ASM3356847v2, whole genome shotgun sequence and encodes:
- the LOC140865770 gene encoding WRKY transcription factor 72A-like isoform X1; protein product: MRPRCDSNMETSLHKSLLDQLTTVVKEEENAKAASSSDDDEGFRDETNLLQVGAGKRVQNDDRLKPAESPNLLNLIHSKQGETKIERSSPGKSESRAASFVKREQQMEQLQIAKAEMDEVMEENQRLRMYLDRILKDYKTLQNQYKEAIQQEAKKSHANADSIASNDHDQPEESELVSLSLGRSSSETTKDGARRIPINERIHQEDSEGDKEGLALGLECKFEVPKTSSQVEYPSPDNSLEEVRKETGDTTTWSPHKSMKNSRSDGGEDELLQQNQAKRARVSVRYRCDTPTMNDGCQWRKYGQKISKGNPCPRAYYRCTVAPSCPVRKQVQRCVEDMSILITTYEGTHNHPLPISATAMASTTSAAVSMLMSGSSTSGLGSSSSSITASSTMSTANLNGLNFYLPNNSRSKPSFYLPSTSISSSPSYPTITLDLTAPSSTSSPHLNRLANNIIPPRFSSTNLNFSSLESSSLPVSWNNGTLGYGNKIIQTTPNSLSFGAQNNETLYHSFMQKNIRNPNVQESDHHAPDTIAAATKALTSDPSFQSALAAALTSLIGSGLAGASSSGNQTGSEKSSQNIKNSESFPILSSFPTTSSVNNSTSSQPGSLRFLSPSYPFTHSQTKSNSPGDDRDHIV
- the LOC140865770 gene encoding WRKY transcription factor 72A-like isoform X2; the protein is MRPRCDSNMETSLHKSLLDQLTTVVKEEENAKAASSSDDDEGFRDETNLLQVGAGKRVQNDDRLKPAESPNLLNLIHSKQGETKIERSSPGKSESRAASFVKREQMEQLQIAKAEMDEVMEENQRLRMYLDRILKDYKTLQNQYKEAIQQEAKKSHANADSIASNDHDQPEESELVSLSLGRSSSETTKDGARRIPINERIHQEDSEGDKEGLALGLECKFEVPKTSSQVEYPSPDNSLEEVRKETGDTTTWSPHKSMKNSRSDGGEDELLQQNQAKRARVSVRYRCDTPTMNDGCQWRKYGQKISKGNPCPRAYYRCTVAPSCPVRKQVQRCVEDMSILITTYEGTHNHPLPISATAMASTTSAAVSMLMSGSSTSGLGSSSSSITASSTMSTANLNGLNFYLPNNSRSKPSFYLPSTSISSSPSYPTITLDLTAPSSTSSPHLNRLANNIIPPRFSSTNLNFSSLESSSLPVSWNNGTLGYGNKIIQTTPNSLSFGAQNNETLYHSFMQKNIRNPNVQESDHHAPDTIAAATKALTSDPSFQSALAAALTSLIGSGLAGASSSGNQTGSEKSSQNIKNSESFPILSSFPTTSSVNNSTSSQPGSLRFLSPSYPFTHSQTKSNSPGDDRDHIV